One Oncorhynchus masou masou isolate Uvic2021 chromosome 27, UVic_Omas_1.1, whole genome shotgun sequence genomic window carries:
- the rhno1 gene encoding RAD9, HUS1, RAD1-interacting nuclear orphan protein 1 has translation MPRKTRKKYLPYSQKPSLLFFEPPLDDARYHNVPQVRGALNPKSFLDEEQRQNSCTACSSWVSPQFDQLPPPAPRGRRGRKKCLSAPSILDRSSHLSRKGSVCKFQALSFQRRSTAQPLHQKHARRKKAVESTLGAHEEQQGLQVHKVGSLSTEYLSNQDETETPTQITSLRKGTAERRRLSEVTPEDAASTSSRCVGALRTSAANVARHGKSPASCSAQTPASATHHTPGTDNVFSPLDVETPELHHDGSSSFLRLLLPASQPMTPPHTVTSEILATDTPERDYGVKVTWRRRKGLMRLLIDRGYLSSAEALISI, from the exons ATGCCCCGTAAAACAAGAAAGAAATATTTGCCATACTCACAGAAGCCGTCGCTGTTGTTTTTTGAGCCACCACTTGATGACGCCAGATACCACAATGTGCCTCAAGTGAGAGGCGCACTCAATCCCAAGTCATTTCTAGATGAGGAGCAGCGACAGAACAGCTGCACAGCCTGTAGTTCTTGG GTGAGTCCACAGTTTGATCAGTTACCGCCCCCTGCACCCAGAGGAAGGCGAGGGAGGAAGAAGTGCCTCTCTGCACCAAGCATTCTTGACAGGAGTTCTCACTTATCCAGGAAAGGTAGTGTTTGCAAGTTCCAAGCCTTATCCTTTCAGAGAAGGTCAACAGCCCAACCTCTCCATCAAAAGCATGCACGTAGAAAGAAAGCTGTAGAATCTACTCTTGGGGCCCATGAGGAGCAGCAGGGCTTGCAAGTTCATAAGGTTGGTTCTCTAAGTACAGAGTACCTAAGTAACCAAGATGAAACGGAGACACCAACACAGATAACTTCTCTCAGGAAAGGGACAGCTGAGAGGAGACGGTTGTCAGAGGTAACACCGGAAGATGCAGCATCAACCTCCAGCAGATGTGTGGGGGCCCTTAGAACGTCAGCTGCCAATGTTGCCAGACATGGCAAGAGCCCAGCGTCATGCTCTGCTCAGACTCCTGCCTCAGCAACACACCACACCCCTGGCACGGACAATGTTTTCTCCCCACTTGATGTAGAGACTCCAGAGTTACACCATGATGGTAGTTCCTCCTTTCTTCGCCTCCTGTTGCCTGCGTCACAGCCGATGACCCCGCCACATACTGTGACTTCAGAGATTTTAGCAACAGACACCCCAGAGAGGGACTATGGAGTCAAGGttacatggaggaggaggaaagggctGATGAGGTTGCTGATTGACCGAGGTTATCTTTCAAGTGCAGAGGCACTAATTAGCATCTAA